From the Alloalcanivorax dieselolei B5 genome, one window contains:
- a CDS encoding LysR family transcriptional regulator produces MKARLDHMSTFLSVCDNGSIAAAARALGLSAPAVSKQLSALEQSLEVVLLERTTRRMVLTPAGRIFQEHAVATLRLLDDGERNCLSQIKGEPSGTLRVVAARWLTKTFLVPHLDEFVRRYPAIDLELELAERFPDLEQENVDLIFAMSMAGSNGMVRRSLGKTAYWLCASPDYIERHGMPETPEQLAEHRLITHAMRHPPDRVWLWGSRQVVMRPALRLNDTEAMIEAVKQGLGLAWLHHYMVLEAIEAGHLCRLRSEWEQPPIDVALFYRASGRALPALRHFIDFAVSHCRLPPLPT; encoded by the coding sequence ATGAAGGCCAGACTGGACCACATGAGCACCTTCCTGAGCGTGTGCGACAACGGCAGTATTGCCGCGGCCGCCCGTGCGCTCGGATTGTCCGCGCCGGCGGTCAGCAAACAGTTGTCCGCTTTGGAGCAGTCCCTTGAGGTCGTCCTGCTTGAGAGAACCACCCGCCGCATGGTCCTGACTCCGGCCGGCAGAATCTTTCAGGAGCACGCCGTGGCCACGTTACGGCTGCTCGACGATGGGGAAAGAAATTGCCTCTCGCAAATCAAAGGCGAACCGTCCGGAACCTTGAGAGTGGTGGCCGCCCGTTGGCTGACGAAGACGTTTTTGGTACCACACCTGGACGAATTCGTGCGCCGCTACCCGGCAATTGATCTGGAATTGGAGCTGGCCGAGCGCTTCCCGGATCTGGAGCAGGAAAACGTCGATCTGATCTTCGCCATGTCGATGGCGGGCAGCAACGGCATGGTACGGCGAAGTCTTGGCAAGACCGCCTATTGGCTTTGCGCCTCGCCGGACTACATAGAGCGTCACGGCATGCCTGAAACACCGGAGCAATTGGCGGAACACCGGCTCATTACCCATGCCATGCGGCATCCGCCGGATCGTGTCTGGCTGTGGGGTAGTCGCCAAGTGGTTATGCGGCCGGCGCTGCGGCTCAACGACACCGAGGCAATGATCGAAGCCGTGAAACAGGGGCTTGGCCTGGCCTGGTTGCATCACTATATGGTGCTGGAAGCAATCGAGGCCGGACACTTGTGCCGGCTGCGGTCCGAGTGGGAACAACCACCGATTGATGTGGCCTTGTTCTATCGGGCCAGCGGCCGGGCCCTGCCGGCGCTGCGTCATTTCATCGATTTCGCGGTGAGCCACTGTCGCCTGCCGCCACTCCCGACTTAG
- a CDS encoding Bcr/CflA family efflux MFS transporter: MSPARFPPPSVILLAALVTLPQIGETIYTPALADLAAGLAISESQAQTSLSVFFLGFALGVLVWGRFSDRWGRRPALLAALAVYAAGSLLCVSADGLTVLRMGRAVQAFGAAACSVVVQAVCREAFEGDKRVRVFATIGMLIPLSTAIGPLLGGMVTTLWGWRATLTLLLLMGLVLWLAVWRALPETGGGPTPALLPVVRRMLGDRFIAGMVAVIGIANGVLFSYHGEAPFLLIQSGGLTPAEYGLTGLWVVNGSVVGAMVLRYLGRKGWGSDALIRLGLIAMLLAAGGLAGVAGLSTRDFALVPFIAFAALLFTGFTLTTTVCLHRALERYHDALGTAGAVMGLAYYAVVAAVTQGMAALHDGQSITFPLYSMALVLLALLAYVALLRPGLKGS; encoded by the coding sequence ATGTCCCCTGCCCGATTTCCCCCACCCTCGGTGATTCTGCTCGCCGCTCTTGTGACACTGCCGCAGATCGGCGAAACCATCTACACCCCCGCGCTGGCGGATCTGGCTGCTGGACTTGCCATCAGCGAAAGTCAGGCGCAGACCTCCCTAAGCGTCTTCTTTCTCGGTTTCGCACTTGGTGTTCTGGTGTGGGGTCGGTTCAGTGACCGCTGGGGACGCCGCCCCGCCCTGCTTGCTGCTCTTGCGGTCTACGCGGCGGGCAGCCTGCTGTGTGTTAGTGCCGACGGACTGACTGTGCTGCGCATGGGACGAGCAGTGCAAGCGTTCGGGGCAGCCGCCTGTTCGGTGGTGGTCCAGGCGGTATGCAGAGAGGCGTTCGAGGGCGATAAGCGGGTGCGGGTATTCGCCACGATCGGCATGCTGATTCCGCTGTCCACCGCAATAGGCCCTTTGCTGGGCGGCATGGTGACCACTTTGTGGGGCTGGCGGGCCACACTGACACTGCTGCTACTGATGGGGTTGGTCCTGTGGCTGGCGGTCTGGCGTGCCTTGCCGGAGACCGGCGGCGGACCGACGCCGGCGCTGCTGCCTGTTGTCCGGCGCATGCTGGGTGATCGCTTTATTGCCGGCATGGTGGCGGTTATCGGAATCGCCAACGGCGTGCTGTTCAGTTACCACGGGGAAGCCCCGTTTTTGTTGATTCAAAGCGGGGGGCTGACGCCCGCGGAGTACGGTCTGACCGGACTCTGGGTAGTGAATGGCAGCGTGGTCGGCGCCATGGTCCTACGATATTTGGGTCGGAAAGGCTGGGGAAGCGACGCGCTCATCCGGCTGGGGCTGATCGCGATGTTGCTCGCTGCCGGCGGCCTGGCCGGTGTCGCCGGTCTGTCAACGCGGGACTTTGCCCTGGTCCCGTTCATCGCCTTCGCCGCCCTGCTGTTCACCGGTTTCACCCTGACCACCACCGTCTGTCTGCACCGGGCACTGGAGCGGTACCATGATGCGCTCGGAACCGCCGGAGCCGTAATGGGGCTCGCCTATTACGCCGTGGTAGCCGCCGTTACTCAAGGCATGGCGGCTTTGCACGATGGCCAGAGCATCACCTTTCCGTTGTACAGCATGGCACTGGTGTTGTTGGCCTTGCTGGCATACGTGGCGCTGTTGCGTCCGGGCTTGAAGGGCTCCTGA
- a CDS encoding metallophosphoesterase, with protein sequence MIIHPLSDLHNELYRRAEPPVAIPDIPETDADLIVLAGDIDTGDRGVQWAVEQSEKHDKPVLYVPGNHEYYRHDIQDNLAAMRQRAEGTRVHVLDRDQAVIGGIRFLGCTLWTDYLAYDGENRDEPMAMAAERMPDHQLITIEGVPFLPEHALALHQAAIEWLDRRIAEPFDGPTVVISHHGPAGACCHPVFSPGPLDGAFFSRLEDRIGLVDLWIHGHTHLSLDLPVGEGRLISNQSGYRGETSGFDWNKTVSVPA encoded by the coding sequence GTGATCATCCATCCTCTCAGCGATCTGCATAACGAGCTGTACCGTCGCGCCGAGCCACCGGTGGCAATTCCGGACATTCCCGAGACCGACGCCGATCTGATTGTTCTCGCTGGCGACATCGATACCGGTGACCGCGGCGTGCAATGGGCCGTGGAGCAATCCGAAAAGCATGACAAGCCGGTGCTGTATGTCCCGGGCAACCACGAATATTACCGCCACGACATCCAGGATAATCTGGCCGCCATGCGCCAGCGCGCGGAAGGGACCCGGGTCCACGTGCTGGACCGGGATCAGGCGGTGATCGGCGGCATCCGTTTCCTCGGCTGCACCCTGTGGACCGATTACCTGGCCTACGACGGCGAAAACCGGGACGAACCGATGGCAATGGCCGCGGAACGCATGCCGGACCACCAATTGATCACCATTGAAGGCGTGCCGTTTCTTCCGGAACACGCGCTCGCTCTACACCAGGCCGCCATTGAATGGCTGGACCGGCGCATCGCTGAACCTTTTGACGGCCCCACCGTGGTGATCAGCCATCACGGCCCCGCCGGCGCCTGCTGCCATCCGGTCTTCTCCCCCGGACCGCTGGATGGCGCGTTCTTCTCCCGGCTGGAAGACCGTATCGGTCTGGTGGATCTGTGGATTCACGGCCATACCCATCTGTCCCTGGATCTGCCGGTAGGCGAAGGGCGTTTGATCTCCAATCAGTCCGGCTATCGCGGTGAAACCTCCGGGTTTGACTGGAACAAGACGGTCAGTGTGCCAGCCTAG
- a CDS encoding NfeD family protein — MAHKPLFLILLLALAAAVLIALPVSAQSPSAQHSALSASPPEVRVMVLDDAIGPAVSDWFVRALEDANDEAAALFVLQLNTPGGLDHSMRAMIRAILDSRVPVAIHVAPSGSRAASAGTYLLYAAHIAAMAPATNLGAATPVELGGGAPARNPAGSGDEDQNAAPDSATALRNKQVNDAVAYIRGLAELRGRNADWAEQAVRQGASLPAEEALEQNVIDLIADDLPALLSQLEGREIELRGQQHTLTLSGHQVRNIEQDWRTGFLAIITNPSVAYLLLLVGIYGLILEFSSPGVGVAGVLGGICLLVAAYALHLLPVSYVGLALIVLGIGLIAAEALSPSFGVLGIGGVAAFVIGSVMLMDTELPAFQIALPVIAAVGTGSLLLVGVIIRLISRSRRQALVSGADTLIGQPAVAIQDFELLGMVRINGELWRARTVAPVHKGQRLQVIGRNGLTLNVEDAS; from the coding sequence ATGGCACACAAGCCGTTGTTCCTGATCCTGCTTCTGGCGCTGGCCGCGGCCGTGCTGATCGCCCTCCCCGTTTCCGCTCAATCTCCCTCCGCGCAACACTCCGCCCTTTCCGCGTCACCACCTGAAGTCCGCGTAATGGTCCTGGATGACGCTATCGGCCCGGCGGTCAGCGACTGGTTCGTGCGCGCGCTGGAGGACGCCAACGACGAGGCAGCGGCGTTGTTCGTGCTACAGCTGAACACACCTGGCGGGCTGGACCACTCCATGCGCGCCATGATTCGCGCCATTCTCGACTCGCGAGTGCCGGTGGCCATCCACGTTGCCCCTTCCGGCAGCCGCGCCGCCAGTGCTGGCACCTACCTGCTCTACGCCGCCCATATCGCGGCCATGGCACCAGCCACCAACCTTGGCGCGGCGACCCCCGTGGAGTTGGGCGGCGGTGCTCCGGCCCGCAATCCCGCCGGCAGCGGTGACGAAGATCAGAACGCCGCGCCGGACAGCGCCACCGCCCTGCGCAACAAACAGGTCAACGACGCCGTGGCTTATATCCGTGGACTGGCGGAACTGCGCGGGCGCAACGCCGACTGGGCCGAGCAGGCGGTACGCCAGGGCGCCAGCCTGCCCGCCGAGGAGGCGCTGGAACAGAACGTCATCGACCTGATCGCCGATGACCTGCCCGCTTTGTTATCGCAATTGGAAGGCCGTGAAATCGAGCTTCGCGGGCAGCAACACACGCTGACACTGAGCGGCCATCAGGTACGGAACATCGAGCAGGACTGGCGCACCGGCTTTCTGGCGATCATCACCAACCCCAGTGTTGCCTACCTGCTGTTACTGGTGGGCATCTACGGCCTAATCCTGGAGTTCTCCAGCCCTGGCGTCGGCGTGGCCGGCGTGCTCGGGGGCATCTGTCTGCTGGTGGCCGCCTACGCCTTGCATCTGTTGCCGGTGAGTTACGTCGGCCTGGCGTTGATTGTGCTGGGTATAGGGCTGATCGCCGCGGAAGCCCTGTCGCCCTCGTTCGGGGTACTGGGTATCGGTGGCGTAGCCGCTTTCGTGATCGGCTCGGTGATGCTGATGGATACCGAACTGCCCGCGTTTCAGATCGCGCTACCAGTGATTGCCGCCGTCGGCACCGGCTCCCTGCTCCTGGTCGGCGTCATTATTCGTTTGATCTCCCGTTCCCGGCGGCAGGCTCTTGTCAGCGGCGCCGATACCCTGATCGGCCAACCGGCGGTGGCGATCCAGGATTTCGAACTTCTCGGCATGGTACGCATCAACGGGGAGTTGTGGCGTGCCCGCACCGTCGCCCCGGTGCACAAAGGCCAACGATTACAGGTCATCGGCCGGAATGGCCTGACCCTGAATGTGGAGGACGCATCATGA
- a CDS encoding slipin family protein: MTTYYFWISLAVLLIAFLFSAFRILREYERGVVFMLGRFYRVKGPGLIVIIPVVQQMVKVDLRIRVLDIPTQDVISRDNVSVKVNAVLYFRVIDAQKAVVNVEDFFAATSQLSQTTLRSVLGKHELDEMLASRDELNRDIQEILDDQTDSWGIKVSNVEIKHVDLDETMVRVIARQAEAERIRRAKVIHANGEKEAAQVLLEAARTLSEQPQALQLRYLQTLTEVANDRSSTIVFPLPMDLLKGFLKPGETGR; the protein is encoded by the coding sequence ATGACGACCTACTATTTCTGGATTTCACTGGCGGTCCTTTTGATCGCCTTTCTGTTCAGCGCTTTTCGGATTCTGCGCGAGTACGAGCGCGGCGTGGTGTTCATGCTCGGCCGCTTCTACCGGGTCAAGGGACCCGGGTTGATCGTGATCATTCCGGTCGTGCAGCAAATGGTGAAAGTGGACTTGCGTATCCGCGTGCTCGACATTCCAACCCAGGATGTGATTTCCCGGGACAACGTGTCGGTGAAGGTCAACGCCGTGTTGTATTTCCGCGTGATCGATGCACAGAAGGCCGTGGTTAACGTGGAGGATTTCTTCGCCGCCACCAGCCAGCTGTCACAAACTACTCTGCGTTCGGTACTCGGCAAACATGAACTGGATGAAATGCTGGCCTCCCGGGACGAGCTGAATCGCGACATCCAGGAAATCCTGGATGACCAGACCGATTCCTGGGGCATTAAGGTCTCCAATGTGGAGATCAAACATGTGGACCTGGATGAAACCATGGTTAGGGTGATCGCACGGCAGGCGGAAGCCGAACGGATTCGCCGCGCCAAGGTGATCCACGCCAACGGTGAAAAAGAAGCGGCTCAGGTGTTGCTGGAGGCGGCGCGCACGCTGTCGGAGCAGCCCCAGGCGCTGCAGCTGCGCTATCTGCAAACCCTGACGGAAGTGGCCAACGATCGCTCCAGCACCATTGTCTTCCCGCTGCCCATGGATCTGTTGAAAGGATTCTTGAAACCTGGAGAAACGGGCAGGTAA
- a CDS encoding DMT family transporter, whose protein sequence is MIRRGFWQAGLTLVAAATFAMAFKGIFARLIYQYGVSVNALLIWRFALAVPLFWLGGMWLLRRNPAPAGGLGHKQWALCAGTGLLFFVSAWCDFHAIESLGASLSRMVLYLFPAMVMMLQAVERRRWPEGRSLLIFTGAWLGIALVLMPGWHGGTVDPAGLAYGFGAALCYALFWRASQSLMKPLGSVRFNQLSNSFTLVAMLAFLLPGVPLESLWLPAPALGWMMVMVVFSTVIPFFLMFEGIRRTDTGRAGVVSMFGPVVTVLAAMTVFPDEHLGPVQWLGMALVLASIAMLKTGGNRGS, encoded by the coding sequence ATGATACGTCGCGGTTTTTGGCAAGCCGGCCTGACCCTGGTGGCCGCCGCCACTTTCGCCATGGCCTTCAAGGGCATTTTTGCCCGGCTGATCTACCAGTACGGCGTCTCCGTGAACGCGCTGCTGATCTGGCGCTTTGCCCTGGCCGTACCGCTGTTCTGGCTTGGCGGGATGTGGCTGCTGCGTCGCAATCCCGCTCCGGCTGGCGGTTTGGGACACAAACAATGGGCTCTGTGCGCTGGCACCGGATTGCTGTTCTTTGTCAGCGCCTGGTGTGACTTCCATGCCATCGAAAGCCTTGGCGCCAGCCTGTCACGCATGGTGCTGTATCTGTTTCCGGCCATGGTCATGATGTTGCAGGCGGTGGAGCGTCGGCGCTGGCCCGAGGGCCGTTCTCTGCTGATCTTCACCGGCGCCTGGCTCGGTATCGCGCTGGTGCTGATGCCGGGCTGGCACGGCGGCACCGTGGATCCGGCCGGTCTCGCCTACGGCTTCGGCGCGGCCCTGTGCTACGCCCTGTTCTGGCGGGCCAGTCAGTCGCTGATGAAACCGCTGGGGTCGGTGCGTTTCAACCAGCTTTCCAACAGCTTCACGCTGGTGGCGATGTTGGCGTTCCTGTTGCCGGGCGTGCCGCTTGAGAGCTTGTGGTTGCCGGCGCCGGCGCTCGGCTGGATGATGGTCATGGTGGTGTTCTCCACCGTGATCCCGTTCTTTCTCATGTTCGAGGGCATTCGCCGCACCGATACCGGCCGGGCCGGCGTGGTGTCCATGTTCGGGCCGGTGGTGACGGTACTGGCGGCAATGACAGTGTTTCCGGATGAGCACCTGGGGCCGGTGCAGTGGCTGGGCATGGCACTGGTTCTGGCCAGTATCGCCATGCTGAAAACAGGAGGTAATCGCGGCTCGTGA
- a CDS encoding vWA domain-containing protein: protein MLIGFFENLRTHRVPVSLRELLDLCDALKHHVAFGSVEDFYMLSRAVMVKDEKYYDRFDRAFASYFEGIENIEPEWLNRVIPDEWLRKQLEKTLSPEEREKLKGLGSLEKILDELRKRLEEQEKRHQGGNKWVGTGGTSPFGGYGENPEGIRMTGPSRNKRAVKVWEKREYRNLDDSVELGIRNIKLALRRLRKFARTGREEELDLDDTISSTARNAGLLDIKMRPERENRAKVLLFFDVGGSMDPYIKLCEELFSAARLEFKHMEYFYFHNFVYEYVWKDNRRRWDEKTATWDVLHKYGNDYKVIFIGDAAMSPYEINSAGGSVEHWNEEPGSVWFQRIKDTYEKVVWLNPEPQRAWEMTTSTQWIKQLAEDHMYPLTLEGLERAMRHLSK from the coding sequence ATGCTGATTGGCTTCTTTGAAAACCTGCGCACTCACCGGGTGCCGGTGAGCCTGCGGGAGCTGCTGGATCTGTGCGATGCACTCAAGCACCACGTGGCCTTTGGCTCCGTGGAGGACTTCTACATGCTCTCGCGGGCGGTGATGGTCAAGGACGAGAAGTACTACGATCGTTTTGACCGCGCCTTCGCCAGCTATTTCGAAGGGATCGAGAATATCGAGCCGGAATGGCTCAATCGGGTGATCCCGGACGAATGGCTGCGCAAACAACTGGAAAAGACCCTGTCTCCGGAAGAGCGCGAAAAGCTCAAGGGGCTGGGCAGTCTGGAAAAGATTCTCGACGAACTGCGCAAGCGTCTGGAAGAGCAGGAGAAGCGACACCAGGGCGGCAACAAGTGGGTTGGCACCGGCGGCACCAGCCCGTTCGGTGGTTACGGCGAGAACCCGGAAGGGATCCGCATGACCGGCCCATCCCGCAACAAGCGCGCGGTGAAAGTCTGGGAAAAGCGCGAGTACCGCAACCTGGACGACTCGGTGGAGCTGGGTATCCGCAACATCAAGCTGGCGCTGCGCCGGCTGCGCAAGTTCGCCCGCACTGGTCGGGAAGAAGAACTGGACCTGGACGACACCATTTCCTCCACCGCCCGCAACGCCGGCTTGCTCGACATCAAGATGCGCCCGGAACGGGAAAACCGCGCCAAGGTGCTGTTGTTTTTCGACGTGGGCGGTTCCATGGACCCCTACATCAAGCTCTGCGAGGAGCTGTTCTCCGCCGCCCGGCTGGAGTTCAAGCACATGGAATATTTCTATTTCCATAACTTCGTGTATGAGTACGTCTGGAAGGACAACCGCCGCCGCTGGGACGAGAAGACCGCCACTTGGGATGTCCTGCACAAGTACGGCAATGATTACAAAGTGATCTTTATCGGTGACGCCGCCATGAGCCCGTACGAAATCAACTCCGCCGGCGGTTCCGTGGAGCACTGGAACGAAGAGCCCGGATCGGTCTGGTTCCAGCGCATCAAGGACACCTATGAGAAGGTGGTGTGGCTGAATCCCGAGCCGCAACGGGCCTGGGAGATGACCACGTCCACCCAGTGGATCAAGCAACTCGCCGAGGACCACATGTACCCGCTGACCCTGGAAGGGCTGGAGCGGGCCATGAGGCATCTCAGCAAGTAG
- a CDS encoding AAA family ATPase, which produces MQFQGTDQYVATDDLKMAVNAAIALQRPLLIKGEPGTGKTLLAEQVAEALGKPLLAWHIKSTTKAQQGLYEYDAVSRLRDSQLGADGVEDVSNYIKKGKLWEAFAADEQVVLLIDEIDKADIEFPNDLLQELDRMEFFVYETGETVRAAKRPIVIITSNNEKELPDAFLRRCFFHYINFPDAQTMMKIVDVHFPDIKQELVSEALEIFFDLRKVPGLKKKPSTSELIDWLKLLLADDIPDDVLRNRDTKKAIPPLYGALVKNEADVQLLERLAFMNRRER; this is translated from the coding sequence ATGCAGTTCCAGGGTACCGACCAGTACGTCGCCACCGACGACCTGAAAATGGCGGTGAACGCCGCGATCGCGCTGCAGCGCCCCCTGTTGATCAAAGGGGAGCCCGGCACCGGCAAGACCTTGCTGGCCGAACAGGTGGCCGAGGCTCTGGGCAAGCCGCTGCTGGCCTGGCACATCAAGTCCACCACCAAGGCCCAGCAAGGCCTGTACGAGTACGACGCGGTATCCCGGCTGCGGGATTCCCAGCTTGGCGCCGACGGTGTGGAAGATGTGTCCAACTACATCAAGAAGGGCAAGTTGTGGGAGGCCTTCGCCGCCGATGAGCAGGTGGTGTTGCTGATCGACGAGATCGACAAGGCCGACATTGAGTTCCCCAACGATCTGTTGCAGGAACTGGATCGCATGGAGTTTTTCGTCTACGAGACCGGCGAAACCGTGCGCGCCGCCAAACGGCCGATCGTGATCATCACTTCCAACAACGAGAAGGAACTGCCGGACGCCTTCCTGCGCCGCTGTTTTTTCCACTACATCAATTTCCCCGATGCCCAGACCATGATGAAAATCGTGGACGTGCATTTTCCGGACATCAAACAGGAGCTGGTCTCCGAGGCGCTGGAAATCTTCTTCGACCTGCGCAAGGTGCCGGGCCTGAAGAAAAAGCCCTCCACCAGCGAGCTGATCGACTGGCTGAAGCTGCTGTTGGCCGACGATATCCCCGACGACGTGCTGCGCAATCGCGACACCAAGAAGGCGATTCCGCCGCTGTACGGCGCCCTGGTGAAAAACGAAGCGGACGTTCAACTGCTGGAGCGCCTGGCGTTCATGAACCGGCGCGAGCGCTGA
- a CDS encoding 16S rRNA (uracil(1498)-N(3))-methyltransferase, protein MNLLLLHPEQHLQGPLWRLDARQGEHVRQVLQLAEGDQCRAGVLDGGIGFARLESIKNNEITVFFKAISSPPPPLDLNLLLALPRPKMLKRLLVDAASLGIKRIVLINSWKVDKSYWRTPNLKAGLLREKLLLGLEQAMDTRLPELRLAPRFRPFVEDELDAWAGPGERLLAHPGDHADLPHQQDGPLTLAIGPEGGWTPFEVELLETHGFRCHRFGSRILRVETALPALVGSLMRLP, encoded by the coding sequence ATGAATCTGCTCCTCCTGCACCCGGAACAACATCTGCAAGGCCCGTTGTGGCGGCTCGACGCCCGCCAGGGCGAACACGTGCGCCAGGTGCTGCAGTTGGCCGAAGGGGATCAGTGCCGTGCGGGTGTGCTCGATGGCGGCATAGGCTTTGCTCGCCTTGAATCCATAAAAAACAATGAGATAACGGTTTTTTTTAAAGCTATTTCTTCCCCGCCTCCCCCCCTTGATCTGAATCTGCTGCTGGCTCTGCCCCGCCCCAAGATGCTCAAGCGGCTGCTGGTGGACGCCGCCAGCCTGGGCATCAAACGCATCGTATTGATCAACAGCTGGAAGGTGGACAAGAGCTACTGGCGTACCCCCAATCTGAAGGCCGGTCTGTTGCGGGAAAAGCTACTGCTGGGCCTGGAGCAGGCGATGGACACCCGATTGCCGGAGTTACGCCTGGCGCCGCGCTTCCGTCCTTTCGTGGAAGATGAACTGGATGCCTGGGCCGGCCCCGGAGAGCGGCTGCTGGCCCACCCCGGCGACCATGCGGACCTGCCCCATCAACAGGACGGACCGCTGACCCTGGCCATCGGCCCCGAGGGAGGCTGGACCCCGTTCGAGGTGGAGCTGCTGGAAACACACGGGTTCCGCTGCCACCGTTTCGGCAGCCGTATTCTGCGCGTGGAGACCGCCCTGCCCGCCCTGGTGGGCAGCTTGATGCGCCTGCCCTGA
- the rluB gene encoding 23S rRNA pseudouridine(2605) synthase RluB, which produces MSEKLQKVLARAGLGSRRELEVWIADGRVSVNGKVATLGDRVEPEDALRVDGRIIRVKPEEDIVRRVIIYHKPAGEVCSRNDPEGRPTVFDNLPRLQGMRWVQVGRLDINTTGLMLFTTDGELAHRLMHPSNGFVREYAVRIRGELADQQRSALLEGVMLEDGVSKFDSIEEAGHNEDAANRWYKVSLTGGKYREVRRLFQSQGLDVSRLMRIRFGDLTLPSSLRMGRWQELTEEEIRPLLDRVDLKGKKYTGLYGRARLRHQRGGNKPPRKPRRNPYRR; this is translated from the coding sequence ATGAGTGAGAAGTTACAGAAGGTACTGGCCCGTGCCGGGCTGGGTTCGCGCCGGGAACTGGAGGTCTGGATCGCCGACGGGCGAGTCTCCGTGAACGGCAAGGTGGCGACCCTGGGAGACCGGGTGGAGCCAGAAGATGCATTAAGAGTGGATGGCAGGATCATTCGAGTGAAGCCGGAAGAAGACATAGTTCGACGCGTGATCATTTATCACAAACCCGCTGGGGAGGTGTGCTCGCGAAATGATCCCGAAGGCCGGCCCACGGTGTTTGATAACCTGCCGCGTCTGCAGGGTATGCGCTGGGTGCAGGTGGGACGGCTGGATATCAATACCACCGGCCTGATGCTGTTCACCACGGACGGAGAGCTGGCACACCGCCTGATGCACCCGTCCAACGGCTTTGTCCGCGAGTACGCGGTGCGTATCCGTGGCGAACTCGCTGACCAGCAGCGCAGTGCCCTGTTGGAGGGCGTGATGCTGGAGGACGGGGTTTCCAAGTTCGACAGCATCGAGGAAGCCGGCCACAACGAGGACGCCGCCAACCGTTGGTACAAGGTCTCGCTTACCGGCGGGAAATACCGCGAAGTGCGCCGCCTGTTCCAGTCCCAGGGGCTGGATGTCTCCCGGTTGATGCGGATTCGCTTCGGCGACCTGACGCTGCCCTCCAGCTTGCGCATGGGACGCTGGCAGGAACTTACCGAGGAAGAGATTCGCCCGCTATTGGACAGGGTGGATCTGAAAGGCAAGAAGTACACCGGTCTGTATGGTCGGGCCCGGTTGCGTCATCAGCGTGGCGGCAACAAGCCACCGCGTAAGCCGCGGCGCAATCCTTACCGCCGCTGA
- the scpB gene encoding SMC-Scp complex subunit ScpB has translation MSELSPERIKSILEAAILAADGPLDRDTMLTLFDEQDCPSKADLSRLLESLSEDYAERGIELKEVASGFRFQVRTELGPWVSRLWQERPPRYSRAVLETLALMAYRQPITRGEIEEIRGVSVSSHIIKSLMERGWVRVVGHRDVPGRPAMFATTRQFLDYFDLKSLDELPPLAEIRDLDKLNEELALSDAPSENEPVAEGEDGDEAEPDNANVLALNMHDEPEIDESTLMSMEKVDSVIANFEAEFRRRPDSGALEEEGASPDEQDPESPVQEAADMTADEERSPNE, from the coding sequence ATGAGCGAACTGTCGCCGGAGCGGATCAAAAGCATTCTGGAAGCGGCGATTCTGGCCGCCGACGGCCCGCTGGACCGGGATACCATGCTGACGCTGTTCGATGAACAGGATTGCCCCAGCAAGGCGGATCTGAGCCGGTTGCTGGAATCGCTGAGCGAGGATTATGCCGAGCGCGGCATTGAGCTGAAGGAGGTCGCATCCGGCTTTCGTTTCCAGGTGCGCACTGAACTGGGGCCCTGGGTCAGTCGCCTGTGGCAGGAAAGGCCGCCCCGTTACAGCCGGGCGGTGTTGGAAACGCTGGCGTTGATGGCTTACCGCCAGCCGATCACCCGTGGCGAGATCGAGGAGATCCGCGGCGTTTCGGTGAGTTCCCATATTATTAAGAGCCTGATGGAACGAGGTTGGGTGCGCGTGGTCGGACACCGGGATGTGCCGGGCCGGCCGGCGATGTTCGCCACCACCCGCCAGTTCCTCGATTACTTCGATTTGAAGAGTCTGGACGAGCTGCCGCCTTTGGCGGAGATCCGTGACCTCGACAAGCTCAACGAGGAACTGGCGCTCAGTGATGCGCCGTCCGAGAACGAGCCTGTGGCGGAGGGAGAAGACGGAGACGAGGCCGAACCGGACAACGCCAACGTGCTGGCATTGAATATGCACGATGAGCCGGAGATCGACGAATCCACCTTGATGAGCATGGAAAAGGTGGACTCGGTGATCGCCAATTTTGAAGCGGAATTCCGCCGCCGGCCGGATTCGGGTGCATTGGAAGAGGAGGGCGCTTCTCCCGATGAGCAGGACCCGGAGTCGCCGGTGCAGGAGGCGGCCGACATGACGGCCGATGAAGAGCGTTCGCCCAATGAGTGA